The Helianthus annuus cultivar XRQ/B chromosome 16, HanXRQr2.0-SUNRISE, whole genome shotgun sequence genome includes a window with the following:
- the LOC110924020 gene encoding U-box domain-containing protein 5 has translation MTGVNLGEHTYSASSWKVHSLACLELKKISEKITKIFKALESARPRCKSGLQALCSLHKCMEKCELLFRNCSESSRLYLAISGEKIIFRCERICYSLELCLGQLQNMVEPKLAAQISKIVDYIKSVVFTLDSSEDEAGRVLLALLHQDIKASKFAQLEELKAFKFAAPRLHITSPLAIVIEKRSIRKQLSKTLDTDPAKKKILNYLLYLVLKYGKSIKEETESIEGDEDDAFDSLETPLKFKNRHLSVLSSSSSVPSFNSSLGDLNLQVDNVSIVSSDAGIEDGFDEIQEKHKRFNCNPLGPNLFILGNLSVLPWAARRKAIEDVKTQLKDDQESHLFVSTSYISPVLKFVKEAHRLGDSGAKRQGAELLLMFLKDCRTDMPRLPKGVMSDLSLFLDSDITEEALLVLEVLSCQRRYTCEIVTSGILLFLLEVIKNQQSNHHHVGLRVLCNLSAHEDLGHHMIYLGFIQHLVPFLDELLLSGCCVKIFGNLCAIEEAAAHFVENESCITSIGELLELDYKVEEQEHALEILTSLYYQHEQVRKILLQDGIVSALGYLSGNGSCKCKSMSVELLRLLNNTPDDHSQTSSLSDTSGSTDGSLKTSSKSSGGLFRGIKSMFRKS, from the exons ATGACAGGTGTTAATCTTGGGGAACATACATATTCTGCAAGTTCTTGGAAA GTGCACAGTTTAGCATGTTTGGAATTAAAAAAGATTAgtgaaaaaataacaaaaatattcAAAGCACTTGAGTCTGCTCGACCACGATGCAAGTCGGGATTACAGGCGTTGTGCTCGTTACACAAGTGTATGGAAAAATGTGAATTGCTTTTTCGCAATTGTTCCGAGTCCAGCAGACTTTACTTG GCAATTAGTGGAGAGAAGATAATTTTTAGGTGTGAAAGAATTTGTTATTCTTTGGAATTATGTTTGGGCCAACTTCAAAACATGGTGGAACCAAAATTGGCTGCGCAG ATATCCAAGATTGTTGACTATATTAAAAGTGTAGTATTTACTTTGGATTCCTCAGAAGATGAAGCAGGGAGAGTTTTGCTAGCTTTACTCCATCAAGACATAAAAGCATCAAAATTTGCTCAACTTGAGGAACTCAAAGCTTTCAAGTTTGCAGCTCCGAGGTTACACATTACATCCCCGTTAGCTATCGTGATAGAAAAACGATCCATACGAAAGCAACTGAGCAAAACCTTGGATACGGACCCTGCAAAAAAGAAAATCTTGAACTATTTGTTATATCTTGTGCTAAAATACGGTAAATCAATTAAAGAAGAAACCGAAAGCATTGAAGGTGACGAGGACGATGCTTTTGATTCACTTGAAACGCCTTTGAAGTTCAAAAACCGTCACCTGAGTGTACTTTCTTCTTCTAGCTCGGTACCCAGTTTCAACAGTTCGTTAGGTGatttaaatctacaagtagacaATGTTTCGATCGTATCTTCGGATGCTGGCATTGAAGATGGATTTGATGAGATCCAAGAAAAACATAAGCGATTTAACTGTAATCCCTTAGGGCCAAACTTGTTCATACTTGGAAATCTTTCTGTGCTTCCTTGGGCCGCAAGGCGAAAGGCAATTGAAGATGTGAAAACTCAGTTGAAAGATGATCAAGAATCTCATCTTTTTGTATCTACAAGTTACATTAGCCCGGTTCTTAAGTTTGTAAAAGAGGCTCATCGGTTAGGTGATTCCGGAGCAAAAAGACAAGGAGCGGAGTTGCTTTTGATGTTCTTGAAAGATTGCAG AACCGACATGCCACGTTTACCAAAAGGTGTAATGAGCGACCTCTCGCTATTTCTAGATTCAGATATTACCGAAGAAGCGTTACTAGTTCTAGAAGTGCTCTCCTGCCAACGACGTTACACTTGTGAAATTGTGACATCCGGCATTCTATTATTCCTTCTAGAAGTGATAAAAAACCAACAGAGCAATCACCACCATGTGGGCTTAAGAGTACTTTgtaatctttcggctcacgaagATCTAGGACACCACATGATTTACCTAGGATTCATACAACATTTGGTACCCTTTTTGGATGAACTTTTGTTGTCTGGCTGCTGTGTCAAAATCTTCGGAAATCTATGCGCCATTGAAGAAGCTGCAGCTCATTTTGTTGAAAACGAGAGCTGTATTACATCCATTGGAGAGCTTCTTGAATTAGATTACAAGGTTGAAGAACAAGAACACGCACTTGAGATTCTAACCTCGTTATATTACCAACATGAACAAGTGCGTAAAATTTTGTTGCAAGATGGTATCGTTTCAGCGTTGGGTTATTTGTCAGGAAATGGAAGTTGTAAGTGTAAGTCGATGTCGGTTGAGTTGCTCAGGTTACTAAATAACACCCCTGATGATCATTCTCAAACATCTAGTCTTTCCGACACTTCTGGAAGCACAGATGGTAGCCTTAAAACGAGTTCCAAGTCATCGGGTGGGTTGTTTCGTGGGATAAAATCAATGTTTAGAAAGTCTTAA